One genomic segment of Heliomicrobium undosum includes these proteins:
- a CDS encoding cache domain-containing protein, translating to MLRNFTISQRIYILTTLITLSLFIIGSGLWWGIGHIADINVGKAQDSMLADQKEKLRMAVHSMAELLGQIVKDEPSEERQRELIRKAVAPVRFNDDGSGYYFVYDDAGGSVVHPQSPEFQGTNRLDDRDPAGKAYIRELLENSRTGGFVTYTFKKPDKGYGQKLAFAHPIPGTRYWVASGLDIEDINAKRAFISGQNDKVSRSISLAVTGALLVFYLLLILPFLRHMIRSVIEPLRRITQATRAIAAGNLDITVEVAGKDELSQLGTTFNDMTKNLAAARASLTAQQEQLEELVAQRTEELSDSLRQLEGANEQIVESIHYARTIQQAILPPSRVIAERLRDHMVIWLPKDIIAGDIYWFHAEEQGFLVAVVDCTGHGVPGGVMTMIAATTLGRVVNEIGPADPGRILGEMNRLVRHTLSQHMEETESNDGLDIGLCYVSPEGRLTFAGARLSLYIVSGSGLEAEAREIRGNRESIGYKTSRTGTVFANHDIDIAPDMRFYMTTDGLRDQVGGVKGIPFGKTRLLQLLQSLQDLPMAAQKEAILEAFAQYRGKQTQRDDVTMFGFRL from the coding sequence ATGCTGCGAAACTTCACCATCAGCCAACGTATCTACATCCTGACAACCCTAATCACCTTATCCCTGTTCATCATAGGCAGTGGGCTCTGGTGGGGGATCGGACACATCGCCGACATCAATGTCGGAAAGGCCCAAGACTCGATGCTGGCAGACCAGAAAGAAAAATTGCGCATGGCCGTCCATTCCATGGCCGAATTGCTGGGACAAATCGTGAAGGACGAGCCGTCGGAAGAACGGCAAAGAGAGCTGATCCGGAAGGCCGTCGCCCCTGTCCGTTTTAACGATGACGGGTCGGGCTATTATTTTGTCTACGATGATGCCGGGGGGAGCGTGGTCCATCCGCAAAGTCCGGAATTCCAGGGCACAAACCGTCTCGACGACCGGGATCCGGCCGGCAAAGCCTACATCCGCGAGTTATTGGAAAACAGCCGCACCGGCGGATTTGTCACCTATACCTTCAAAAAACCGGACAAGGGCTATGGCCAAAAACTCGCCTTCGCCCATCCGATCCCCGGCACCCGGTACTGGGTCGCATCGGGACTGGACATCGAGGACATCAACGCCAAGCGCGCCTTCATCAGCGGGCAGAATGACAAGGTGTCCCGCTCGATCTCCCTCGCCGTCACCGGCGCCTTGCTCGTCTTTTACCTCCTGCTCATCCTGCCTTTTTTGCGACACATGATCCGCAGCGTCATTGAACCGCTCCGCCGGATCACCCAGGCGACGCGGGCGATCGCCGCCGGCAATCTGGATATCACCGTCGAGGTGGCGGGAAAGGACGAACTCTCCCAACTGGGGACCACCTTTAACGACATGACGAAAAACCTGGCCGCAGCCAGGGCATCGCTGACGGCCCAGCAGGAACAATTGGAAGAACTGGTGGCGCAGCGGACGGAGGAACTCTCGGACAGCCTCCGCCAGTTGGAAGGGGCGAACGAGCAGATCGTCGAGAGCATCCACTACGCCCGGACCATCCAGCAAGCCATCCTTCCCCCCTCACGGGTGATTGCGGAGCGGCTCCGCGATCACATGGTTATCTGGCTGCCGAAAGACATCATCGCCGGCGATATCTACTGGTTTCATGCCGAGGAACAGGGCTTCCTCGTCGCGGTGGTCGATTGCACCGGACACGGCGTGCCGGGCGGGGTCATGACCATGATCGCAGCGACCACATTGGGGCGGGTTGTCAACGAGATCGGCCCGGCCGATCCGGGGCGCATCCTCGGCGAGATGAACCGGCTCGTCCGGCATACCCTGTCGCAGCACATGGAAGAGACGGAATCCAACGACGGCCTGGACATCGGTCTCTGCTACGTCTCTCCGGAGGGGCGGCTCACCTTTGCCGGCGCCAGGCTCTCCCTCTACATCGTCTCCGGCTCGGGATTAGAAGCGGAAGCAAGGGAAATCCGCGGCAACCGTGAGAGCATTGGCTACAAGACCTCGCGAACCGGTACGGTGTTCGCCAACCATGACATCGATATTGCGCCGGATATGCGCTTTTATATGACGACCGATGGCTTGCGTGACCAGGTGGGCGGCGTAAAGGGAATTCCCTTTGGCAAAACCCGGCTGCTGCAACTCCTCCAATCGTTGCAGGATCTCCCCATGGCGGCGCAAAAGGAAGCGATTCTTGAAGCATTCGCACAGTACAGGGGCAAGCAGACCCAGCGGGATGATGTGACCATGTTTGGCTTTCGGCTGTAG
- a CDS encoding DUF1987 domain-containing protein yields MEKLLIEKTHSSPHIFFDSDAHVLTIEGESFPENTAKFYAPVFRWLQQYIAELQDEAARMEIDIVYFNSSTSKILLDMFHLLDEAVAKGKNITVHWRCRDENEMAIECGEEFKEDLRNLPFHIITYSDNGES; encoded by the coding sequence ATGGAAAAGCTTCTTATAGAAAAAACGCACTCCTCGCCCCATATCTTTTTTGATTCCGATGCCCATGTTCTGACGATCGAGGGGGAATCCTTCCCGGAAAACACGGCCAAGTTCTACGCGCCAGTCTTTCGGTGGCTGCAGCAGTATATCGCGGAATTACAGGATGAAGCGGCGCGCATGGAAATCGACATCGTCTACTTCAACAGCAGCACATCCAAGATCCTGTTGGACATGTTTCATTTGCTTGACGAAGCGGTGGCCAAGGGAAAGAACATCACCGTCCACTGGCGCTGCCGCGATGAAAACGAAATGGCCATCGAATGCGGGGAAGAGTTTAAAGAAGATCTGCGCAACCTGCCTTTTCATATCATCACTTACTCCGATAACGGAGAGTCGTAA
- a CDS encoding FIST signal transduction protein — protein MKHIVSTYTLKSSIADAVSEIRGAITPDMPSPKLLIFFASSNHDMASIAKEMERAFPSAIVIGCTTAGELASGKVLANSIVAGAFDDVAVQDAHLSVIENLSAGVDLTPVFASAEAHFQAPLLELDFKQYVGIILVDGLSKAEESLMDALLGHTSFSIVGGSAGDDGKFESTLIAANGKVYHNAAVLLILKSGLPFEIVKTQSFRITEHVLTANKVDEANRTVLEFNGKPAAIAYREALGIPGSATLEERFMKNPVGIVFDNEPFVRSPQKLNGDAMVFYCNIQEGTVLHILESQDIIADTTQTLKDAQAQLGAIQGMIQFNCILRTLELTQKGLADRYGQLFSPAPLVGFTTYGEQLFGHINQTATMLLFGTPAS, from the coding sequence ATGAAACATATTGTATCGACGTACACGCTCAAATCATCCATCGCCGATGCCGTCAGTGAGATCCGCGGCGCAATCACTCCCGATATGCCATCTCCGAAACTGCTTATTTTCTTCGCCTCTTCGAACCATGATATGGCCTCCATCGCGAAGGAAATGGAACGCGCCTTTCCTTCCGCTATCGTCATTGGCTGCACCACAGCAGGCGAACTTGCCTCCGGGAAGGTGCTGGCAAACTCGATCGTCGCGGGCGCCTTTGATGATGTGGCCGTCCAGGACGCGCATCTCTCTGTCATCGAAAACCTCTCTGCCGGCGTTGATCTCACACCCGTTTTTGCCAGTGCCGAAGCTCATTTCCAAGCACCCTTGCTCGAATTGGACTTCAAACAATATGTGGGCATAATTCTTGTAGACGGCCTCAGCAAAGCCGAAGAATCCCTGATGGATGCCTTGCTCGGCCATACAAGCTTCTCCATCGTCGGCGGTTCAGCCGGAGATGACGGCAAATTCGAATCAACCCTGATTGCGGCCAACGGCAAGGTATACCACAACGCAGCGGTCCTGCTCATTCTGAAGTCCGGCCTTCCTTTTGAAATCGTAAAAACCCAGAGTTTCCGCATCACCGAGCACGTTCTGACAGCGAACAAGGTCGATGAAGCTAACCGCACCGTCCTCGAATTCAATGGCAAGCCCGCCGCGATTGCCTATCGCGAAGCCCTCGGCATTCCTGGCTCAGCCACATTAGAAGAGCGATTCATGAAAAACCCTGTGGGCATCGTGTTCGATAATGAACCTTTTGTTCGCAGTCCCCAAAAACTGAATGGCGACGCCATGGTGTTCTACTGCAACATTCAAGAGGGCACCGTGCTTCATATCCTCGAAAGCCAAGATATCATCGCGGATACAACCCAGACGCTCAAAGACGCCCAAGCCCAGCTCGGCGCCATCCAAGGCATGATTCAATTTAACTGCATCCTGAGGACACTTGAATTGACGCAAAAAGGCTTGGCTGATCGATATGGCCAACTGTTCTCGCCAGCGCCTCTGGTCGGATTCACCACCTATGGAGAACAACTCTTCGGGCACATCAATCAAACGGCCACGATGCTCCTGTTTGGAACTCCGGCAAGTTGA
- a CDS encoding sensor histidine kinase: MGDSSAKKDYLESMTRYQFLFEHARDIILFVSLDGAILEANKAAEIEYGYTRDELLRFNIRDLRAPQTVDLLNEQMKLAASETGILFETVHRRKDGRCFPVEVSSKIALPGLSPVLLSIIRNISERKQLERQITEKNQQITDYLANLEQTNQDLLIANQLKSQFLANFSHELRTPLNAIVGFADILYQDDFSTCEERRPLIDIIIKNSEQLLLLIHDVFEMAKIDSGESLVKETTVFSLSQLLHEIYQQHVYRIRKKPLAFHVLQPAAEIQIQGDYHQLIKVIGRIIDNAMKYTESGSITVSAVVEPEFAKILIADTGIGIEKENITKLFSKFTQIDGSSTRIQGGTGLGLVIAKAIIEQMGGTIALHSDGLGKGTVVTLALKRAF, translated from the coding sequence GTGGGCGATTCTTCAGCTAAAAAAGACTACCTGGAATCCATGACGAGATATCAATTTTTATTCGAACACGCGAGGGATATCATTCTCTTTGTATCCTTAGACGGCGCCATCCTGGAGGCAAACAAAGCGGCAGAAATCGAGTACGGATATACGAGAGACGAGCTATTGCGCTTCAATATCCGTGACTTGCGCGCCCCCCAAACAGTTGATTTGCTAAACGAACAAATGAAGTTAGCCGCAAGCGAAACAGGGATCCTTTTCGAGACGGTGCATCGCAGAAAAGACGGCCGCTGTTTTCCCGTAGAGGTGAGTTCCAAGATCGCCTTGCCCGGCCTCTCACCGGTGTTGTTAAGCATCATTCGAAACATATCCGAAAGAAAGCAATTGGAGCGTCAAATCACTGAAAAGAATCAACAAATCACCGATTACCTCGCTAACCTTGAGCAAACAAATCAAGATCTGCTGATCGCCAATCAACTGAAGTCCCAGTTTCTTGCAAACTTTTCACATGAGTTGCGCACCCCACTGAACGCCATCGTCGGCTTCGCAGACATCCTCTATCAGGATGACTTCAGCACCTGCGAGGAGCGGAGGCCGCTCATCGACATCATCATCAAAAACAGTGAGCAACTGCTCTTGTTGATTCACGATGTTTTTGAAATGGCCAAAATCGATTCCGGCGAAAGCCTTGTGAAGGAGACAACGGTGTTTTCCCTTTCCCAACTGCTTCACGAGATTTATCAACAACATGTTTACCGGATTCGGAAGAAGCCGCTTGCCTTTCATGTGTTGCAGCCCGCTGCCGAAATTCAGATCCAAGGGGACTATCATCAGTTAATCAAGGTCATCGGGCGCATCATCGATAATGCGATGAAATACACCGAATCAGGTTCTATCACCGTAAGCGCCGTTGTTGAACCGGAATTTGCCAAGATACTGATTGCAGATACCGGCATCGGCATTGAAAAAGAGAATATCACGAAATTATTCAGCAAGTTTACACAAATCGACGGATCGAGCACCCGCATTCAAGGGGGTACGGGATTAGGATTGGTCATTGCGAAAGCGATCATTGAACAAATGGGCGGAACGATTGCGTTGCATAGCGACGGTTTAGGAAAAGGGACGGTTGTGACTTTGGCGCTGAAACGCGCATTCTAG
- a CDS encoding PAS domain-containing protein: protein MVKKRRLKKRIPCIFGNHQREASEALLDVWMHNPHVCYALLDRDFRFIRVNEAYAKADGKEVSFFPGKNHFDLYPSEAKSIFEQVVATKQVYATFSRPFTYASHPERGVTYWDWTLTPLLDKKGEVARLLFVLIDRTARFHTEQIITNFFSLSTDIFLIISRDGSIVRNNGKLRLFLGIADERVAFDTVFSVVPYVHPDYNEKARQTFGRAFQGETLREVEVSYICADGAIRWISWSLSPQIERGIVYCVGRDITERKRIERELAESNENLSTILSSITHMCFAVDAEWRLTYLNDEAEKIFGKPRADLLGKGLWDLYPSVIDTVFYREYHRAVTEKSPHSFEAYSSLFKRWFGVRLYPTSNGLLIYSRDITEQKELLNEMARLDRLNLIGQMAGGIGHEIRNPMTTVRGFLQLLGSKHPESNAYFELMISELDRANAIITEFLSLSKTKPGNQQLRDLNRLIETIFPMLQAHAFRNDKEVLLELTPLPEVLIDEKEILQVLLNLVQNALDVTQAGGKVTVQTVLREPQYVTLAVSDCGPGIAPDIVDRIGTPFFTTKAEGTGLGLAVSYNIINRHGGRIEFDTSPLGTTFSVHLPA from the coding sequence ATGGTGAAGAAAAGACGGTTGAAAAAAAGAATTCCTTGCATCTTCGGCAATCATCAAAGAGAGGCCTCTGAAGCCTTGTTGGACGTATGGATGCACAACCCCCATGTGTGTTATGCGCTCCTCGATCGAGACTTCCGCTTCATCCGTGTCAATGAAGCCTACGCCAAGGCCGATGGCAAAGAAGTATCGTTTTTTCCGGGCAAGAACCATTTTGACCTTTACCCGTCAGAGGCAAAATCGATTTTCGAGCAGGTCGTGGCAACAAAGCAAGTCTATGCGACTTTTTCCCGTCCCTTCACCTACGCATCCCATCCGGAACGCGGCGTCACCTACTGGGATTGGACTTTGACGCCGCTGCTTGATAAAAAAGGTGAAGTGGCGCGACTGCTATTCGTACTGATCGACCGGACAGCACGTTTCCACACGGAGCAAATCATCACCAACTTCTTTTCTCTCTCCACCGACATTTTCCTGATCATCTCCCGCGACGGTTCCATCGTCAGAAACAACGGAAAACTGCGCCTTTTTCTCGGCATCGCCGATGAGCGCGTCGCTTTCGACACCGTATTCTCCGTCGTCCCCTATGTACACCCCGATTACAACGAAAAGGCTCGGCAAACCTTCGGCCGGGCTTTTCAGGGAGAGACACTCCGAGAAGTCGAGGTGTCCTATATCTGCGCCGACGGCGCCATCCGCTGGATATCGTGGTCGCTCAGTCCTCAGATCGAGCGAGGCATTGTCTACTGTGTGGGACGGGACATCACCGAAAGAAAACGCATCGAACGGGAACTGGCAGAGTCGAACGAGAACCTGTCCACCATCCTGTCCAGCATTACGCACATGTGTTTCGCCGTCGATGCGGAGTGGCGACTCACCTATTTAAATGACGAGGCAGAGAAAATCTTTGGAAAGCCGCGCGCAGACCTATTGGGAAAAGGCCTGTGGGATTTGTACCCTTCTGTGATCGACACTGTTTTCTACAGGGAATACCACCGGGCAGTCACAGAAAAAAGCCCCCACAGTTTCGAGGCCTACTCGAGCCTGTTCAAACGCTGGTTCGGTGTCCGTCTCTACCCGACCAGCAATGGGCTGCTAATCTACTCCCGAGATATTACGGAACAAAAGGAACTGCTCAATGAAATGGCGCGCCTTGACCGCCTGAACCTGATCGGCCAGATGGCCGGCGGGATCGGCCACGAGATCCGCAACCCCATGACGACGGTGCGCGGCTTCCTGCAGCTCCTCGGTTCCAAGCACCCCGAAAGCAACGCTTATTTTGAATTGATGATTTCCGAACTCGACCGGGCGAACGCGATCATCACTGAGTTCTTGTCACTGTCGAAGACGAAACCGGGAAACCAGCAGTTACGGGATTTGAACCGATTGATCGAGACCATCTTCCCCATGCTCCAGGCGCACGCCTTCCGAAACGACAAAGAGGTGCTGTTGGAACTGACGCCCCTGCCGGAAGTGCTCATCGATGAGAAAGAGATTCTACAGGTCCTGCTCAACCTGGTGCAAAACGCCTTGGATGTCACTCAAGCAGGCGGCAAGGTGACGGTCCAGACCGTTCTTCGAGAACCGCAGTATGTCACCCTGGCCGTCTCGGACTGCGGACCGGGAATCGCGCCGGACATCGTCGATCGGATCGGCACCCCCTTTTTCACGACCAAAGCCGAAGGCACCGGTTTGGGGCTTGCCGTTTCGTACAACATCATCAACCGGCATGGCGGAAGAATCGAATTCGATACCAGTCCTCTGGGGACGACCTTTTCCGTGCATCTTCCGGCGTAA
- a CDS encoding SiaB family protein kinase, translating into MSFHLHHFHEEIKKEGIIFCYSGPISQATIEGIGQTLRLNMELEEAGFTTSQKVFSIFVEQMQNVLNHSVETVKHSIDPDQELRVGILIIGHEEGHFYIYCGNRVNNSDVDRLREKIEFLRRLDKEELKALYKMTRQQKKAEPERKGAGLGLIEMARRAGKPIEYSFYRIDEAHSFFCLKVVA; encoded by the coding sequence ATGAGTTTCCACTTGCATCATTTTCATGAGGAGATCAAAAAGGAAGGCATCATCTTTTGCTACAGCGGCCCCATCTCGCAAGCGACGATAGAGGGCATCGGTCAGACGCTGCGCCTGAATATGGAACTGGAAGAAGCCGGTTTTACGACGTCACAGAAGGTCTTCTCCATCTTCGTCGAACAGATGCAAAACGTCTTGAATCATTCCGTGGAAACGGTGAAGCACAGCATCGACCCCGACCAAGAACTGCGCGTCGGCATCCTCATCATCGGCCACGAAGAGGGCCACTTCTACATCTATTGCGGCAACCGCGTCAACAACAGCGATGTGGATCGACTGCGCGAGAAGATCGAGTTCCTGCGTCGCCTCGATAAGGAAGAACTGAAAGCCTTGTACAAAATGACGCGCCAGCAGAAAAAAGCCGAGCCAGAGCGCAAGGGCGCCGGACTCGGCCTGATCGAGATGGCCCGCCGAGCCGGCAAGCCGATCGAGTATTCTTTTTACCGGATCGATGAAGCCCATTCTTTCTTCTGCTTGAAAGTGGTTGCGTAA